One Sulfitobacter sp. M39 genomic window, CGCTGCGGCAGGCGTGCCGGGGTTCAGCGCGACACCGGCCTTGGCACCGGCACCGCGGATCGCTTGCAGCGTGCGGTGGATGTGGGGGCCAGCTTCGACATGGGCGGTGATCACATCGGCACCGGCTTTGGCAAAGGCATCAATGTAGGGATCAACGGGTTCGATCATCAGGTGCACGTCCATCACGCCCTTGATATGCGGGCGGATCGCGGCACAGGTGGTCGGGCCAAAGCTGATGTTCGGGACGAAATGCCCGTCCATTACGTCGACATGTACCCAGTCCGCGCCCTGCGCTTCGATGGCTTCGCACTCTGCCCCGAAATTGGCAAAGTCGGCAGCAAGGATGGAGGGGGCAATTTTGATCGAACGGTCGAAGGTCATGGGATCGGGCCTTTTGTGAAGGGGAGGTGGCTGATGCAGCGGTGACGCCCATATAGGCAATGTCACGCGCGCTGGCAATCTGGGGAGCCTTCGGCGAGGATTTAAGGCCATTTGGAAGCGGGCGAGGCTGGGTGCCGCAGGCCGTGACGC contains:
- the rpe gene encoding ribulose-phosphate 3-epimerase, producing MTFDRSIKIAPSILAADFANFGAECEAIEAQGADWVHVDVMDGHFVPNISFGPTTCAAIRPHIKGVMDVHLMIEPVDPYIDAFAKAGADVITAHVEAGPHIHRTLQAIRGAGAKAGVALNPGTPAAAVEHLLDVADLVCVMTVNPGFGGQKFIDMSDKIRTLRAMIGDRPVHIEIDGGVDVNTASSVAQAGADVLVAGSAVFRGGSVSNPAPYGENIRAIRAAAEGVYV